One Leptolyngbya ohadii IS1 genomic window carries:
- a CDS encoding Ig-like domain-containing protein, translated as MPVPTYFTTSPINGGTPVSISVPPVGGIIYDFVGNNGVRITAFVNGSSMPIFTSNAGTSQLLNSATLTAREIAALGGGIQQLAVRLTVYDGDSTSNDFDFNRAFLRFNSVEWALNTSVMGTYNHDGSGNTSQTALVTGYPNDQLATGWGLVTDTAVLSNLYNSIVSTGKIDLYWQSTNPGGGNYLEFTRGLNSSILSYPSVSPDIIPSIDLFSSSDTGFSNSDDLTSRTTPTLGGATAPGDQLEIYAGSTLLGTTTADGSGNWSFTVPGGLAFTNGTYNIRARVVDGSGNVLATSGILPITIDTTAPGAPGLPDLTNGSDTGSSNSDNITSATTQVLTGTAEANSRVEIFRDGSSIGTATANSSGVWTYSANLSAGTHAITVRATDAAGNVSSASESLSITVDGAIVAPGLPDLLDGSDSGSSNTDNLTNRTNPTLSGTAEANSSVEIYSGTTLIGTTTANSAGTWTFSPTLAEGVYSITAKATDAAGNTNTSAALSLTIDTSVLTPSDLDLVDASDLGQSTIDNLTSDTTPTISGKAGAGDIVKLYSGATLLGQTVADSAGNWSVTPATDLADGTYNLTARAEDAAGNVSGAAPSLRVTIDGTAPAMPEMEPDLKFTSDTGISDTDNNTGDNTPEFIGTLTSAEAGMTVTLYSSTIPVGTGTVQADGSWAVTASPLENGVHDISYTVTDVAGNESLPSPVLLINVDAAMPEAPTMAPDLIESSDTGINRTDDITADVTPTFRGEGGPANQLVRLYANGVQVGEATIAEDGTWLVDASALTSGVYDISATYVDRVTGNESSPSPALPIEINPTAIVLPTAPRLSLPPSDGGSNGGSNGGSNGGSLGIGDSTNDNEGITNDNTPPLQGVAEPGTQIEVFVGSTKIGDAIVDDQGNWTMIPTASLPDGTYTVTVKATAPGGSTTIVSPEAPLVIDTKAASVEILNFGSTIRDTSVNRIDFKFSETVRNVRVEDLILMRDGQPLSLAGAKLSTKDGQVFLLENIPGMTASSGVYEIRIKPSNMITDRAGNALTVGDSDSWLTGYTADAMPGIRMRGRVGIRMTGGSSQDRLLGGKRRDILRAGGGDDRVNARGGNDRVMAGAGNDIAFGLKGNDLLNGGGGRDILHGGRNNDRLVGGGRNDRLIGNGGNDVLVGGQGRDVLIGGAGIDTYQINSLRERGDRVLGFAANDRIDLRGVFRGEAYKADNRFAQYYQFTQLVQVGSNTEVRVDVDGSGSSKNFATLMTLQNVSSSMVQSTNFVIG; from the coding sequence ATGCCCGTTCCTACCTATTTCACCACGTCTCCGATTAATGGCGGCACGCCCGTTTCTATCAGTGTTCCTCCCGTTGGTGGCATCATCTATGACTTTGTTGGCAATAACGGTGTCCGAATTACGGCATTCGTGAATGGCTCGTCGATGCCTATTTTTACCTCAAATGCAGGTACGTCGCAATTGCTCAACAGTGCGACCCTGACAGCACGAGAAATTGCTGCGCTGGGGGGCGGAATTCAGCAGCTTGCTGTGCGTTTAACGGTCTACGACGGAGACAGCACCAGCAATGATTTTGACTTTAACCGAGCCTTCCTGAGATTCAACAGCGTTGAGTGGGCACTGAACACTAGCGTCATGGGCACCTATAACCATGATGGTTCTGGCAATACAAGCCAAACGGCTTTGGTAACGGGCTATCCAAACGATCAGCTAGCAACGGGCTGGGGCTTGGTTACAGATACGGCTGTCCTTTCAAATCTCTACAACTCGATCGTCAGCACGGGCAAAATTGATCTTTACTGGCAGAGTACGAACCCTGGTGGCGGAAACTATCTTGAATTTACTCGTGGCTTAAACTCAAGCATTCTCAGCTATCCGTCGGTTAGCCCGGACATCATTCCCTCGATCGATCTTTTCTCAAGCAGCGACACAGGTTTCTCAAACAGTGATGATCTGACCTCGCGCACAACTCCGACTCTGGGTGGTGCAACGGCTCCAGGGGATCAGCTGGAAATTTACGCAGGTTCGACCCTGCTGGGTACGACAACGGCAGACGGCTCAGGTAATTGGAGCTTTACGGTTCCGGGAGGGCTTGCGTTCACCAACGGTACATACAACATTAGAGCCAGGGTCGTAGACGGCTCTGGGAATGTCCTGGCAACTTCTGGTATTCTGCCCATCACGATCGATACGACTGCGCCTGGGGCACCGGGATTGCCTGATCTCACTAACGGTAGCGATACGGGTTCCTCGAACAGCGACAATATCACCAGTGCGACGACGCAAGTTCTGACGGGCACAGCAGAAGCAAACAGCCGCGTTGAGATTTTCCGCGATGGCAGCTCGATCGGGACAGCGACGGCAAACAGTTCTGGCGTGTGGACGTACAGCGCTAATCTGAGTGCGGGAACCCATGCGATTACGGTGAGAGCCACGGATGCGGCAGGAAATGTAAGCTCTGCCTCTGAATCCTTGTCGATTACGGTTGATGGTGCGATCGTCGCTCCTGGACTGCCCGACCTGCTAGACGGCAGCGATAGCGGTTCCTCTAACACCGACAACCTTACCAACCGCACCAATCCCACCCTCAGCGGCACGGCAGAAGCCAATAGCAGCGTTGAAATTTACAGCGGCACGACCCTGATCGGCACCACCACCGCTAACAGTGCGGGCACCTGGACTTTCTCCCCCACGCTGGCAGAAGGGGTGTATAGCATTACAGCGAAAGCGACCGATGCCGCCGGAAACACGAATACCTCTGCTGCCCTTTCGCTGACGATCGACACCTCTGTTCTGACGCCCTCGGATCTGGATTTAGTGGATGCGAGCGATCTGGGGCAATCGACAATCGACAATCTTACCAGCGACACCACTCCTACGATTAGCGGCAAAGCAGGAGCGGGAGACATCGTCAAGCTGTACAGTGGCGCGACCCTGCTGGGACAAACCGTGGCAGACAGCGCTGGCAACTGGAGCGTGACGCCTGCAACCGACCTGGCGGATGGCACTTATAACCTGACTGCTAGAGCCGAGGATGCGGCAGGCAATGTGAGTGGGGCAGCTCCCTCCCTGCGAGTCACGATCGATGGTACCGCTCCAGCAATGCCTGAAATGGAGCCAGACCTGAAATTCACCAGCGATACGGGGATATCGGACACCGACAACAACACCGGAGACAATACGCCTGAATTTATCGGGACGTTAACCAGCGCCGAGGCAGGCATGACCGTGACGCTGTACAGCAGCACAATTCCGGTAGGGACAGGTACGGTACAGGCAGACGGTTCCTGGGCAGTAACGGCTTCTCCGCTGGAGAATGGGGTGCATGATATCAGCTACACCGTGACGGATGTGGCAGGAAATGAAAGTCTGCCGTCTCCCGTGCTGCTGATTAATGTAGATGCAGCAATGCCTGAAGCCCCCACAATGGCACCCGACCTGATTGAAAGCAGTGACACGGGGATTAATCGCACGGATGACATTACTGCTGATGTAACGCCGACTTTCCGGGGTGAAGGGGGTCCTGCCAACCAGCTGGTTCGTCTCTATGCCAACGGGGTTCAGGTGGGAGAGGCAACGATCGCCGAAGATGGAACCTGGTTAGTGGATGCTTCGGCACTGACTTCCGGTGTGTATGACATCAGTGCGACCTATGTGGATAGGGTCACGGGGAACGAAAGCAGCCCCTCTCCAGCCCTGCCGATCGAGATTAATCCTACTGCGATCGTCCTGCCGACTGCACCCCGCCTCAGTCTGCCTCCCTCGGATGGCGGTTCAAATGGGGGTTCAAACGGGGGTTCAAACGGTGGCTCTTTGGGCATCGGGGATTCAACCAATGACAACGAGGGGATAACGAACGACAACACGCCTCCGCTGCAAGGAGTAGCTGAACCGGGGACGCAGATTGAAGTATTTGTTGGCTCGACCAAGATCGGCGATGCCATCGTGGATGACCAGGGCAACTGGACAATGATCCCCACAGCCTCTCTGCCCGACGGTACCTATACTGTGACGGTAAAGGCAACGGCTCCTGGCGGTAGCACGACGATCGTTTCTCCGGAAGCCCCTCTGGTGATTGATACCAAGGCAGCTTCGGTGGAGATCCTGAATTTTGGCTCAACCATCCGCGATACCAGCGTCAATCGAATTGACTTCAAGTTCAGCGAAACGGTTCGCAATGTCCGGGTTGAAGACCTGATCCTGATGCGCGATGGGCAACCCTTGTCTCTGGCAGGTGCCAAGCTCTCGACGAAAGACGGGCAGGTCTTTTTGCTGGAAAACATTCCGGGTATGACCGCCAGCAGTGGAGTTTACGAGATTCGGATCAAGCCCAGCAACATGATTACCGATCGGGCAGGAAATGCCCTGACTGTGGGCGATAGCGATAGCTGGCTGACGGGCTATACTGCCGATGCGATGCCTGGAATTCGGATGCGGGGTCGCGTGGGAATTCGGATGACGGGTGGCTCTAGCCAGGATCGTTTGCTGGGCGGAAAGCGGCGCGACATTCTGCGGGCTGGTGGCGGAGACGATCGGGTGAACGCGCGGGGGGGGAATGACCGTGTAATGGCGGGTGCCGGAAACGACATTGCCTTTGGTCTAAAAGGAAACGATTTGCTCAACGGCGGCGGCGGCAGGGACATTCTGCATGGCGGCAGAAATAACGATCGCCTGGTCGGTGGGGGTCGCAACGATCGCCTGATTGGCAACGGGGGCAATGATGTGCTGGTGGGCGGTCAAGGTCGCGATGTTCTGATTGGCGGGGCGGGGATTGACACCTATCAGATCAACAGCCTGCGGGAACGGGGCGATCGGGTACTTGGCTTTGCGGCAAATGATCGAATTGACCTGCGCGGCGTATTCAGAGGTGAGGCGTACAAGGCAGACAACCGCTTTGCCCAGTACTACCAATTCACCCAACTGGTTCAGGTCGGCAGCAATACGGAAGTGCGAGTGGATGTAGACGGCAGCGGCAGCAGCAAAAATTTCGCCACGCTAATGACGCTGCAAAACGTGTCCTCTAGCATGGTGCAGTCTACCAACTTTGTGATTGGTTAA
- a CDS encoding glycosyltransferase family 2 protein: MSVSVSVIIPAYNGDRYLTEAIDSALQQTNADLTKISLEIDTEIIVVDDGSTDHTQETLQSYGTQIRSVYQENRGVAAARNRGLELAQGEFIAFLDQDDVWLPNKLALQVACFQSNPETGIVHSGWQLVDAERNFLSQIEPWHEAPVLDLAGWLTRMPILLSAMLFRRTWLERVGLFDSRFTQACDVDLVQRLALLGCQTAWVKQILVMYRQHDRNDSRNTLIQAQESWTVRQQFFAAELPPPIRAIESECYYHLLVWIGWRLFHTGHLPEMKLYLKKALQYQSQPWTETIAEWIDRFRQYEAEYGGTFEVEKLVRSAEWQQLMAGLLHG, from the coding sequence ATGTCTGTTTCAGTTAGCGTCATCATTCCTGCCTACAACGGCGATCGCTATTTAACAGAGGCGATCGACAGTGCGCTGCAACAAACCAATGCCGACTTAACAAAAATCAGTCTTGAGATTGATACTGAAATTATCGTTGTGGATGATGGGTCAACTGACCACACCCAGGAAACGCTTCAGTCCTACGGCACTCAGATTCGATCGGTTTATCAGGAAAATCGGGGCGTGGCGGCGGCTCGCAATCGCGGCTTAGAACTGGCTCAGGGCGAATTCATTGCCTTCTTGGATCAGGATGATGTGTGGCTTCCCAATAAGCTGGCGCTGCAAGTGGCGTGTTTCCAGTCCAACCCGGAAACGGGCATTGTACATAGCGGCTGGCAATTGGTCGATGCCGAACGCAATTTTCTCAGTCAGATTGAACCCTGGCATGAAGCTCCGGTTTTAGACCTGGCGGGATGGCTCACACGGATGCCCATTCTGCTGAGCGCGATGCTGTTTCGCCGCACCTGGCTGGAGCGGGTGGGTTTGTTTGATTCACGCTTTACTCAAGCTTGCGATGTTGATCTGGTTCAGCGACTGGCTCTCCTGGGATGCCAGACTGCCTGGGTGAAGCAAATTCTGGTGATGTATCGGCAGCACGATCGCAACGATTCTCGCAATACCCTGATTCAAGCGCAGGAAAGCTGGACAGTCCGACAGCAGTTTTTTGCCGCAGAGTTGCCGCCCCCCATTCGGGCGATCGAATCCGAGTGCTACTATCATTTGCTGGTCTGGATCGGCTGGCGGCTATTCCATACCGGGCATTTGCCAGAAATGAAGCTTTATCTGAAGAAAGCGCTGCAATACCAGTCCCAACCCTGGACAGAAACGATCGCAGAGTGGATCGATCGCTTTCGGCAATACGAAGCAGAATACGGCGGCACCTTTGAAGTCGAAAAGTTAGTGCGATCGGCGGAATGGCAGCAGCTCATGGCTGGTTTGCTTCACGGTTGA
- a CDS encoding glycosyltransferase family 2 protein, with protein sequence MQKLSQTLFQAPSQGQPQVSVVIPTYNCDRYLSQAIDSVLAQTYPNCELIVIDDGSTDNTQQILQSYHRQTLSLEFRSVFQPNQGVAIARNHGIQLARGEWIAFLDADDVFLPDKLAAQMAIAATYPEAGIVHSGWQRTDSTGKVLMQVKPWTQIPTLNLESWLRWKPVLPSAMLFHRGWLERSGGFDPRFPPAEDTELVLRLARMGCRSIWLPQVTVNYRQHDSSAMHQGLPQARSLAAVIDHFFAQPDLPESVRCLESQIRYHTLVWIAWYLYDTKHSIEMSRTLQQAWQHSPYLFSETIVHWLESFASYSANLGKSFNPTVLAASAEWQNLMQWVSDHFREGEARSHVCFS encoded by the coding sequence ATGCAGAAGCTCTCTCAAACGCTCTTCCAAGCGCCCTCTCAAGGGCAACCCCAGGTCAGTGTCGTCATTCCGACCTACAACTGCGATCGCTATTTGTCCCAGGCGATCGACAGCGTTTTGGCGCAGACTTACCCGAACTGCGAGCTAATTGTGATCGACGATGGCTCAACGGATAACACCCAGCAGATCCTCCAGTCCTATCACAGGCAAACCCTGAGCCTGGAGTTTCGATCGGTGTTTCAGCCCAATCAGGGCGTGGCGATCGCTCGCAATCATGGAATTCAGCTTGCACGGGGCGAATGGATTGCTTTTCTCGATGCAGACGATGTGTTTTTGCCGGATAAGCTGGCTGCACAGATGGCGATCGCCGCAACCTATCCAGAGGCAGGAATTGTGCATAGCGGCTGGCAGCGGACTGACTCCACCGGGAAAGTGCTGATGCAGGTTAAACCCTGGACCCAGATTCCCACCCTTAACCTGGAAAGCTGGCTGCGCTGGAAACCTGTCCTGCCAAGTGCCATGCTGTTTCACCGAGGCTGGCTGGAGCGATCGGGCGGTTTTGATCCGCGCTTTCCTCCGGCAGAGGATACAGAACTAGTGCTGCGGCTGGCGAGAATGGGCTGTCGATCGATCTGGTTGCCCCAGGTCACAGTTAACTATCGACAGCACGATAGTAGCGCCATGCATCAAGGCTTACCGCAAGCCCGCTCCCTCGCCGCCGTGATTGACCATTTTTTCGCCCAGCCCGATCTGCCGGAGTCGGTTCGCTGCCTGGAATCTCAGATTCGCTATCACACATTGGTCTGGATTGCCTGGTACCTGTACGACACTAAACATTCAATCGAAATGAGCCGGACGCTTCAGCAGGCGTGGCAGCATTCCCCCTATCTGTTTAGCGAAACGATCGTTCATTGGTTAGAGAGTTTTGCCAGCTATTCTGCCAACTTGGGGAAGTCCTTCAATCCAACTGTCCTTGCTGCCTCAGCCGAATGGCAAAATTTAATGCAGTGGGTCTCAGACCATTTCAGGGAAGGTGAAGCCCGCTCCCATGTCTGTTTCAGTTAG
- a CDS encoding calcium-binding protein, which translates to MSEVITAAPGGSFPVFGLEVISQGPVTLRSGPNAPAGTIQVIGSSANDVIQPLDLNAATPLLISGAEGSDELRGSAGIDEISGGNNDDLVLGNAGDDSLQGDAGADQIFGGLGNDLIFGGIDADRLFGNEGSDEILGEGGNDRISGGTENDILSGGRGTDRLSGDAGDDDLIAGQGADILVGGDGRDTFIFGRTSRAGLDRVRDFSSGEDKILLDQALLPGSGLGRGRLRAGDFAAIDDLPDESSEDIAAKIIYVRSTGTVFYNPADGTPVALLRLSKDLPITAADFEIGTGL; encoded by the coding sequence ATGTCAGAAGTGATTACAGCGGCACCGGGCGGAAGTTTTCCCGTATTTGGACTCGAAGTGATTAGCCAGGGTCCGGTAACTTTACGCAGTGGACCAAATGCACCCGCTGGAACGATTCAGGTCATCGGTAGCTCTGCCAATGACGTCATTCAACCCCTTGATCTGAATGCAGCCACGCCTTTGCTGATCTCTGGTGCAGAGGGAAGCGATGAATTGAGAGGTTCAGCAGGAATCGATGAAATTTCCGGAGGCAATAACGACGATCTTGTCCTGGGAAATGCGGGTGATGATTCCCTTCAGGGCGACGCGGGTGCAGACCAGATCTTTGGTGGACTGGGCAATGACCTGATTTTTGGCGGCATTGATGCCGATCGCCTGTTTGGTAACGAAGGCAGTGACGAGATCCTGGGCGAAGGCGGCAACGATCGAATCTCCGGCGGTACGGAAAATGACATTCTGAGCGGCGGCAGGGGAACCGATCGCCTTTCGGGAGACGCAGGAGACGATGATCTGATCGCAGGGCAGGGGGCAGATATCCTGGTCGGTGGCGATGGCAGGGATACGTTTATTTTTGGCAGGACGTCCAGAGCCGGACTCGATCGGGTGAGAGACTTTAGCTCAGGCGAGGATAAGATTCTGCTTGACCAGGCTCTCCTGCCGGGTTCTGGCTTGGGGCGGGGAAGACTGCGCGCTGGGGATTTTGCGGCGATTGATGATTTGCCGGACGAAAGCTCTGAGGATATCGCTGCCAAGATTATCTATGTGAGAAGCACGGGCACAGTCTTCTACAATCCTGCCGACGGTACACCCGTTGCGCTGCTGCGACTGAGTAAGGATTTGCCCATTACGGCTGCGGATTTTGAAATTGGAACTGGACTCTAG
- a CDS encoding tetratricopeptide repeat protein, which translates to MSDVNLRLQPYELHYNLGYVLQEQGRWEQAAVHYRKAIWLGKQSGQPKRCANAHHNLGVILAQQERWLAAIYHYRRAIALQHENSRTDSQENLLFYCNLGTALLQQGEPEAAIAVFRQALQQGIQQEIQQSEQAALVWANSYHRLYHHYGQALQQQGCLTEAIEAYRQSLAIDPEKAEVYYNLGRAFQQQGNWVEAGNCFQQAVDHDADLTVARADLAFVWLKLGQFDRAMQGFRQAIAPNAAFVAAYCDWILGQQEHRLAETDEFSQARIGCAELLTALLQINFQASQSDCPDHLPDVSPDVLPGDLSDRKDHLAHLRLLLVRVLSHWANVLTDYGGEHQLRAAEQLYHHALQLQPQQMELYHRLGSCLQRQNRGTAAIGIYRLALAIAPEDAVIQPVIQAELEQLSGNWQTGQRDGQVAKGVSCEGLNCRPCLQKMTHWFEPMRLEEGIYQLTNQLTNRLKNVEGDRLESGLNDRIQEGSDRQNTVICQNTVIPDGRVWVAPQTNAWQSCRTVAVFSAEGEILPQLSRSYPDRLPVCQHREVMFNGLPEVFPEPLLLKGRVAVLSSLSGSVYFHWMIDLLPRLRILQRQFNLQDIDYFVVNSNQRSFQQETLRVFGIHSDRIIESDRHPYVQAEQLIVPEFASDLGWAQSWAIDFLRRKLLSKLSDHSLELNSSESTHQSTHNHPPLIYLSRSDARYRRLLNEDEVFNLLQPYGFVSLTLDSLSVSQQADLFAHARVIVAPHGSSLTNLVFCSPGTSVIELTSPHYRRHYFWRISRLLNLTHYVIFGEVFSCHFLRQLMYPNPLLEDIWVNSDRLHQVIQKVFVQQGFAQCSSAPI; encoded by the coding sequence ATGTCTGATGTGAATCTACGGCTCCAGCCCTACGAACTCCACTACAACCTGGGGTATGTTTTGCAGGAGCAGGGAAGATGGGAGCAGGCGGCTGTCCACTACCGCAAAGCCATTTGGCTGGGAAAGCAGAGTGGGCAGCCTAAACGTTGTGCCAATGCTCATCACAATCTGGGCGTCATTCTGGCGCAGCAGGAACGCTGGCTGGCGGCAATTTATCACTATCGGCGGGCGATCGCTCTTCAGCACGAGAATTCCCGGACAGATTCGCAGGAGAATCTCCTGTTTTACTGCAATCTGGGAACGGCACTGTTGCAGCAGGGTGAACCTGAGGCGGCGATCGCGGTTTTCCGGCAGGCACTCCAGCAAGGAATCCAGCAAGAAATCCAGCAGTCTGAGCAGGCAGCTTTGGTTTGGGCAAATTCTTATCATCGCCTGTATCACCACTACGGGCAGGCACTCCAGCAGCAGGGATGTCTGACTGAGGCGATCGAGGCATACCGTCAATCGCTGGCGATCGATCCGGAGAAAGCAGAGGTTTACTACAATCTGGGGCGTGCTTTCCAGCAGCAGGGCAATTGGGTGGAGGCAGGAAACTGCTTTCAGCAGGCGGTGGATCACGATGCAGATCTCACCGTTGCCCGTGCAGACCTGGCATTTGTGTGGCTAAAACTAGGGCAGTTCGATCGGGCGATGCAGGGTTTTCGTCAGGCGATCGCTCCCAATGCGGCTTTTGTGGCTGCCTACTGTGACTGGATTCTGGGGCAGCAGGAACACAGACTGGCAGAAACCGATGAGTTTTCCCAGGCAAGAATCGGCTGTGCTGAGCTGCTAACTGCCCTGCTGCAAATTAACTTTCAAGCTTCTCAAAGTGATTGTCCTGATCATCTGCCTGATGTTTCACCTGATGTTTTACCTGGTGATTTGTCTGACCGGAAGGATCATCTGGCGCATCTGCGGCTATTGCTGGTGCGGGTGCTGAGCCATTGGGCAAATGTGCTGACGGACTATGGGGGCGAGCATCAGCTTCGGGCGGCGGAACAGCTTTATCACCATGCGTTGCAGCTTCAGCCCCAGCAGATGGAACTGTATCACCGTCTGGGAAGCTGTTTGCAGCGGCAAAACCGGGGGACTGCGGCGATCGGGATTTATCGTCTAGCACTGGCGATCGCGCCTGAAGATGCCGTAATTCAACCTGTGATTCAAGCCGAACTTGAGCAGTTATCGGGGAACTGGCAGACTGGGCAGCGGGATGGACAGGTGGCAAAGGGTGTTTCCTGTGAGGGGCTGAACTGTCGTCCCTGTCTGCAAAAGATGACGCATTGGTTTGAGCCGATGCGCTTGGAGGAGGGAATTTATCAGCTAACGAATCAATTAACGAATCGATTAAAGAACGTTGAGGGCGATCGGCTGGAAAGTGGGCTGAACGATAGAATCCAGGAGGGGAGCGATCGCCAGAATACAGTCATTTGCCAGAATACAGTCATTCCTGATGGGCGAGTGTGGGTCGCGCCTCAAACGAATGCGTGGCAGTCCTGCCGAACGGTTGCGGTCTTTTCTGCGGAAGGTGAGATTTTACCCCAGCTGTCGCGCAGCTATCCCGATCGGCTTCCGGTTTGTCAGCACCGGGAGGTCATGTTTAACGGACTTCCGGAGGTGTTTCCTGAGCCGCTGTTGCTTAAAGGAAGGGTAGCGGTTCTATCGAGTCTGTCGGGCAGCGTGTATTTTCACTGGATGATTGATCTGCTGCCGCGACTGAGGATTTTGCAGCGGCAATTTAATCTTCAGGACATTGATTACTTTGTCGTTAACAGCAATCAGCGATCGTTTCAGCAGGAAACCCTTCGGGTGTTTGGCATTCATTCCGATCGGATTATCGAAAGCGATCGTCATCCTTATGTTCAGGCTGAACAGTTAATTGTTCCAGAATTTGCTAGCGATCTGGGTTGGGCGCAGTCCTGGGCGATCGATTTTTTGAGGAGAAAGTTGTTATCAAAATTATCAGATCATTCTCTGGAACTCAATTCTTCTGAATCTACTCATCAATCTACCCATAACCATCCGCCCTTGATCTATCTAAGCCGCAGTGATGCTCGCTATCGTCGGCTGCTCAACGAAGATGAAGTATTTAATTTACTGCAACCCTACGGATTTGTGTCCCTGACGCTGGATTCGCTTTCGGTTTCGCAGCAGGCGGATCTATTTGCCCATGCCAGGGTAATTGTGGCACCTCATGGCAGCAGCCTGACCAATCTTGTCTTTTGTTCTCCAGGAACTTCTGTCATTGAGCTAACCTCGCCCCATTACCGACGGCATTACTTCTGGCGCATCAGTCGATTGCTGAATCTGACACATTACGTTATTTTTGGGGAAGTGTTTTCCTGTCATTTTCTGCGGCAGCTCATGTATCCCAACCCTCTGTTAGAGGATATTTGGGTTAATAGCGATCGCCTGCATCAGGTTATACAGAAAGTTTTTGTACAGCAAGGTTTCGCTCAGTGTAGTTCTGCGCCAATCTGA